One part of the Aurantibacillus circumpalustris genome encodes these proteins:
- the lptC gene encoding LPS export ABC transporter periplasmic protein LptC: MPFILLSAVCALFVSCTNDLKDVMALPKNELSPSQIGDTVTMIYTDSSQLKVMLKANRMLVFEKNVSEPFKILPNGFFVTFFEDDKISATLKANYGVQYDVSKKMEAKYAVEVVNRDGTKLETEKLIWNELTKKIYTNAFVKITTETEIITGVGMESNQDFTKYQLKKIVATLQLKDDE; encoded by the coding sequence TTGCCCTTTATTCTTCTAAGTGCAGTTTGCGCACTTTTTGTTTCGTGTACAAACGATCTTAAAGATGTAATGGCATTGCCTAAAAACGAATTAAGTCCGTCGCAAATAGGTGATACGGTTACAATGATTTACACAGATAGTTCTCAATTAAAGGTGATGCTTAAGGCAAATAGGATGTTGGTTTTCGAGAAAAATGTGAGTGAACCATTTAAGATTTTACCAAATGGTTTTTTCGTAACCTTTTTTGAAGACGATAAAATATCAGCCACGCTTAAGGCGAATTATGGCGTGCAATACGATGTAAGCAAAAAAATGGAGGCCAAGTATGCGGTTGAAGTTGTAAATAGAGATGGCACAAAACTCGAAACTGAAAAACTTATATGGAACGAACTCACAAAAAAAATATATACCAATGCTTTCGTAAAAATAACAACTGAAACCGAAATTATAACAGGAGTAGGTATGGAGAGCAATCAAGATTTCACAAAGTATCAATTAAAAAAAATAGTAGCAACCCTTCAATTAAAAGACGATGAGTAA
- a CDS encoding ABC transporter permease yields the protein MLFVLLKESVLFAWQSLVSNKLRSFLSLLGITIGIFAIILVFTIVDGLESNIRGSVESLGNNVVYVQKWPWSFGPDYPWWKYINRPTPQYYELDELQRRCKTTEAVAYRIGARKTIKYRSNSIKNAVVAGISHDFYKIKNFDLSSGRYFTQNETEAGYRLVLIGAEIAAGLFGDEDPIGKQIKISGHKSTVIGVIKKEGESLLGMSFDYQVVTPYNFARYIMDVRSERSDPTIYVKAKPNVSNAEMMDELTGVLRGLRKIKPIADQNFALNETSLLSKAFDALFDIIGTAGWIIGGFSILVGGFGIANIMFVSVRERTNLIGIQKSLGAKNIFILFQFLSESVLLSFIGGFFGLLLTFIITELGKDAMGMDISLSSANIILGFTISILIGIISGFIPAYSASQLDPVEAIRTN from the coding sequence ATGCTGTTTGTATTACTTAAAGAGAGTGTATTATTTGCTTGGCAATCATTAGTGTCAAACAAATTGCGTTCTTTTTTGAGCTTACTCGGTATTACAATTGGAATCTTTGCAATTATTCTTGTATTCACAATTGTTGACGGACTAGAAAGTAATATTCGTGGAAGCGTAGAATCTCTTGGTAATAATGTTGTATATGTTCAAAAATGGCCATGGAGTTTCGGTCCCGATTATCCTTGGTGGAAATATATTAATCGCCCAACACCCCAATATTATGAACTTGATGAATTACAAAGGCGCTGTAAAACAACCGAGGCGGTTGCCTATCGGATTGGTGCACGTAAAACAATCAAGTATAGGTCCAATAGTATAAAAAATGCAGTAGTGGCGGGAATTTCCCACGATTTTTATAAGATAAAAAACTTTGATCTCAGTTCGGGAAGGTATTTTACGCAAAACGAAACCGAAGCTGGCTACCGTTTGGTTTTAATAGGTGCTGAAATTGCTGCTGGTCTTTTTGGAGACGAAGATCCGATTGGAAAACAAATTAAGATTTCAGGGCATAAGTCTACGGTAATAGGTGTCATAAAAAAGGAAGGAGAAAGTTTATTAGGAATGAGTTTTGATTATCAAGTCGTAACACCTTATAATTTTGCCCGTTATATCATGGATGTGCGTTCCGAAAGATCAGATCCAACCATTTATGTTAAGGCAAAACCAAATGTGAGCAATGCTGAAATGATGGATGAATTAACCGGAGTATTACGCGGACTTAGGAAAATAAAACCAATCGCCGATCAAAACTTTGCTTTAAATGAAACCAGTCTCTTAAGCAAAGCTTTTGATGCCTTATTCGATATTATTGGAACAGCAGGTTGGATTATTGGTGGTTTTTCAATACTGGTTGGTGGTTTTGGAATTGCCAATATTATGTTTGTATCCGTTCGTGAGCGAACCAACTTAATAGGAATTCAAAAAAGTTTAGGAGCTAAAAATATTTTTATTTTGTTTCAATTTTTAAGTGAAAGCGTTTTGCTAAGTTTTATTGGCGGATTTTTTGGATTGCTTCTCACTTTTATTATTACTGAGCTTGGAAAGGATGCTATGGGTATGGATATTAGTTTAAGCAGTGCCAATATTATTCTTGGTTTTACCATTTCAATACTTATAGGAATAATTAGCGGTTTTATTCCGGCATACAGTGCATCACAGTTAGATCCGGTGGAAGCGATAAGAACGAATTAG
- the recQ gene encoding DNA helicase RecQ has product MVGEVETSEILDTLKSFFGFNGFKGNQEKIIKSLLGGKDTFVIMPTGGGKSLCYQLPAMLSEGTAIVVSPLIALMKNQVDAIRGFSKETGIAHFLNSSLNKSDIAQVKKDVLSGKTKLLYIAPETLTKEDNIAFFKEFKISFFAIDEAHCISEWGHDFRPEYRRLRPIIDAVGSVPVMALTATATPKVQQDIQKNLGMMGAELYKSSFNRDNLYYDVRSKQNVIKEIIKYVKSNSGKSGIIYCLSRKKVEEIAEALKVNGIKAAPYHAGLDAKERARTQDGFLMEDLNVIVATIAFGMGIDKPDVRFVIHHDIPKSLEGYYQETGRAGRDGGEGKCVTFYSYDDILKLEKFMKDKPVAEQEIGKQMLSETASFAETSSCRRKFLLHYFGEEFDEVKCNGMCDNCRHPKQKFEAKEDLELALKCISEIKEKHKIKDVINVLMGNLTATAKTYKHNTVESWGAGVDHDKDDKFWQAVLRQTIVNGFLSKDIENYGLLRLTDKGKAFLKKPVSIKFTLDHDYAKGDAPTGDDDIVVGGKGGGSAADEILFAMLKDQVKKTAKAKGLPPYVIFQELSLEEMSIQYPITMDEMTKISGVGSGKAAKYGKAFVDLIKKYVDDNDIERPVDMVIKSVVNKSGLKVYIIQNIDRKIGLKEMAKSKNLTLPKLLTEIETIVESGTRININYYIDDLMDEEKQDEILEYFKESETDSVEDALKELGENDYSEEEIRVMRIKFLSDFGN; this is encoded by the coding sequence ATGGTTGGCGAAGTAGAAACATCAGAAATCCTAGATACCCTAAAAAGCTTTTTTGGCTTTAATGGATTTAAAGGTAACCAAGAAAAAATTATTAAAAGCTTACTAGGCGGCAAAGACACCTTTGTGATAATGCCTACTGGCGGGGGAAAGAGCTTGTGCTACCAGCTTCCTGCCATGCTAAGTGAAGGAACTGCAATTGTAGTATCGCCTCTAATAGCACTCATGAAGAATCAGGTGGATGCTATACGCGGATTTAGCAAGGAAACAGGCATTGCCCACTTTTTAAACTCATCTTTAAATAAAAGCGACATTGCCCAAGTTAAAAAGGATGTGCTTTCTGGTAAAACAAAATTATTATACATAGCTCCCGAAACTTTAACAAAGGAGGATAACATCGCTTTTTTTAAAGAATTCAAAATTTCATTCTTTGCCATTGACGAAGCGCATTGTATTTCGGAGTGGGGCCATGATTTTAGACCAGAATACCGTCGTTTACGTCCTATAATAGATGCAGTAGGTTCAGTTCCGGTAATGGCACTTACAGCAACTGCTACCCCAAAGGTGCAGCAAGACATTCAAAAGAATTTAGGGATGATGGGGGCTGAACTTTATAAGTCCTCATTTAACCGCGATAATTTATATTATGACGTAAGGTCAAAACAAAACGTTATAAAGGAGATTATTAAGTATGTAAAATCCAATTCGGGTAAAAGCGGAATTATTTATTGCCTAAGCCGTAAAAAAGTAGAGGAAATTGCTGAAGCTTTAAAAGTGAATGGTATAAAAGCTGCACCTTACCATGCAGGTTTGGATGCAAAAGAACGCGCCAGAACTCAAGACGGCTTTTTGATGGAAGATCTAAATGTGATTGTTGCAACAATTGCTTTCGGTATGGGAATTGATAAACCAGATGTGCGTTTTGTAATTCACCACGATATTCCAAAATCCCTAGAAGGATACTATCAGGAAACCGGTCGTGCTGGTCGTGACGGAGGGGAAGGTAAATGCGTTACTTTTTACAGTTACGATGATATTTTGAAGTTGGAAAAATTCATGAAAGACAAACCAGTTGCCGAACAGGAAATTGGTAAACAAATGCTTTCTGAAACCGCTTCTTTTGCTGAAACTAGTAGCTGTCGCCGAAAATTTTTACTCCATTATTTTGGAGAAGAGTTTGATGAGGTAAAATGTAATGGTATGTGCGATAATTGTCGCCACCCTAAACAAAAATTTGAAGCTAAGGAGGATCTTGAGTTGGCTTTAAAATGTATAAGTGAAATTAAAGAAAAACATAAAATTAAAGATGTGATAAATGTGTTGATGGGGAACTTAACTGCTACCGCCAAAACATATAAGCACAATACTGTTGAATCATGGGGCGCTGGAGTTGATCATGATAAGGATGATAAATTTTGGCAAGCAGTTTTAAGACAAACTATTGTAAACGGATTTTTATCAAAAGACATTGAAAATTATGGTTTGTTGCGCTTAACAGATAAAGGAAAGGCCTTTTTGAAAAAACCAGTAAGCATTAAATTTACACTTGATCACGATTATGCTAAAGGCGATGCTCCTACAGGTGATGATGATATTGTTGTTGGAGGAAAAGGTGGTGGATCAGCAGCGGATGAGATACTGTTTGCCATGCTCAAAGATCAGGTTAAAAAAACAGCCAAAGCAAAAGGTTTACCTCCCTATGTTATTTTTCAAGAGCTGTCTTTGGAAGAAATGTCGATTCAGTATCCAATAACCATGGATGAAATGACAAAGATAAGTGGTGTTGGTTCTGGTAAAGCAGCCAAGTACGGTAAAGCTTTTGTGGATTTGATAAAAAAATACGTGGATGATAATGACATCGAACGTCCGGTTGATATGGTGATTAAGTCGGTAGTAAATAAATCTGGTTTAAAAGTATACATCATCCAAAATATTGATAGAAAAATTGGCTTAAAAGAAATGGCAAAAAGTAAAAACCTTACCCTTCCAAAACTTTTAACGGAAATAGAAACCATTGTTGAATCTGGCACCCGCATAAATATCAATTATTACATTGATGATTTGATGGACGAAGAAAAACAAGATGAAATTCTGGAATACTTTAAGGAAAGTGAAACGGATAGTGTTGAAGATGCTTTAAAGGAGTTAGGCGAAAACGATTATTCTGAAGAAGAGATTCGTGTGATGCGGATAAAGTTTTTATCAGATTTTGGGAATTAA